From the Methanoculleus caldifontis genome, the window TATCCCTGCCGGCAAACCCGTGCTTGAGGGAGTTGGAGATAAGTTCGTTGAGGATGAGACCGATCGGGATCGCCGTATCGCCGGAGACCGTAACCCCCCCTGCCGTCTCGACGGCGACGGAGACAGAGTCCTGCAGGTCATATGACAGGACCAGGTCACCTGCAAGCCTGCGGGTGTAAGCGCCGATATCGACGGCGGAAAACGACTCCGACCGGTAGAGGTCCTCGTGGACGAGCACGAGCGACTTCACCCGGTTCCCGCTCTCTCTGATGCACTCGCGTGCCGCGGCATTCTCGATCAGGCGGCCCTGCAGGGAGAGGAGGCTTGAGATCACCTGCATATTGTTCTTCACCCGGTGATGGACCTCCTTTAAGAGCGCCGTCTTCTCCTCGAGCGAGGCCTGCAGCCGGCGCTCGTACGCTCTCCGCTCCTCAAAGAGCCGGGCATTGACTATCGCAAGCGCGGCCTGATCGGCGATCCCTTTCAGGAGCGCGAGTTCCTCCGGGGAGAAACTGCGTGAGGCACCGGGCGCCACCAGGTTCAGACTGCCGATAAGGGTTCCCTCGTGGAAAATTGCAGCAGACACAAGCGTCCGGGGGAGATCTTCGAGGTGCCCTTCCCGGATCACCTCGCCCGTCCGGGAGACCAGGTCCCCGATGACAAAGACCGACCCCTGGTTCGAAAGTTCGCGCTCGTAAATCTCCAGGGGAACGCAGGGTACATAATCCCGTGCATCTTCCGGCACCCCGAACGACCGGGCCGGGACGAGCAGATCACGGCAGGTATCGCTGAGGAAGACGACCGCCGCCGGGGCCCGGAGCGCCCGGGCCGCCTCCTCGCAGAGCGCATCGAGTACGGCATCGAGCGCGATGCTGCCGCTCAGCCGCGACGCGATCCGCAGCAGTGTCCCGGTCCGCTCCATCTCCTCGTGAAGCGCCTGCTCCCGTGCTCTCTGCACCGTGGTGTCATGAATGATCCCGACGCTGTACCATTCGTCCCCGGTCCGGACCGCGGCTATCGAGAGATCTGCCGGGAATACGGAGCCCTGTTTCCGGGCGAACATAACGTCAGAGAACCGCAGGCGGAGGACCCGTCCAGACGCAGCCGCAACGGCTTGCCTGACACCCTCAACGTATGGATGGTAGAAGTACCCGGGCGGAAACAGGATGCTTACATCCCTGCCGACCATCTCTTTCGCAGGATACCCGAAGAGATCTCCGGCGGCACAGTTCCAGTAGGTGATACTGCCGAAATCGTCAATCACGACTATCGCGTCGGATGCGGCATCGGCCAGAAGAGCCAGTCTCTGGTCGTTCATGCGCCTGTTCCGAACTTCCCACCGTTTACGCTCCGTGATATCGTGGCCGACGACCTGGTATCCGCAGACCGCACCCCCTCCATTGAGGACCACCCGGCATACACTGCGGTACCAGCGTTCGGCGCTGCCCCCCCCACCGACCCTGAACTCATGGGTGACGACAGGATTTTCCGTGCCGGGCAGGTCAGCCGGGACGGAGAAGTTCTTCGCTATATCAGGCGGGAGGACCGAGAGCACCGGCATTCCCACCATCTCGTCGGGTCTTCTGGAGCAGAGGGAGCAGAACAGTCTGTTTGCGTACACTATCCTTCCATCAGGCGAGAGCCTGCAGAGGGGGTCGGTCAGGTCTTCGACGATGACGCGATAGGGGGAGCCGGCAGGATCCAGTTCCCCGGACCGGGAGATCGCGATCGAACCGAGGATACCTGCAGCCGCCCAGACCGCATCAATCTCGAACCGGTGCCACGCGCGCCCTTCGGGTCCGTACAGCACGAGGGCACCCTGGAACCCGGACCCGAAGAAGACGGGGACGGCCAGGGCCGGCGTAGAGAGACCCACGACCGGCCGCCCTGCCGCGAGCTCCTCTGCTGAGCCGGGCGGCAGAGCCCCGCAGGAGAGGGACCGTCCTTCACCGCGCGGTTGGCCTTCGCCGTCGACCCACTCGTAACGGACGCGCAGGCAGACCCCGCCCGTCTCCGGTATGCGGACGATCTCGGCAAAGCAGGCGCTACTCGCTCCTGCCGTCCTGCCAAGACGCCGGATAAAGGTCTGTATCCGGCCATCCTCCTCGCCGCCACAGGAAACGATCTCCGTCGCATCTGCAAGAAACTGCATGTACGCCCGGAGTCGGGGGGAGGTCCGCCTCCGCATGGTCCGAGTCATCATCTCCGGCTCACCCCAACGTCGGCTCAGGTCAGGGAACCCGGAACAGCCTCCGGCCCACCCGAAGACCGGCACTGCCCCATCTCCCTCAATCAAGCATCCCTGCATCTCAGTAGGTCGTCAAGGATTTTCTGGATATCGATCCAGATTATGAGATCTTTGTCTGCCTTCCTCTCCTTATCGAGGCTATCGCTGCCCTGCAGCTTGATGATCCCCTTCATGTAGGCCTCTCTGGAGATCGCCTCGTCCATCCGCTCGACATCGGCCTCCGTGACCTGGATGACGCTGTGGACGTCGTCGACGACGATCCCGACGTTCGACCCGCCGGAGGCCTCGGGGGCGAGCACGATGATCTTCTGGCTCTCGCCGGCCCCCTGCCCGGAGAGGCCCAGCATCTCCGAGAGGTTGACGATGTTCGTGATCTCGCCGCGGAGGTTCATGATCCCTTCCAGGTAGGGCGGCGCCCTCGGCAGCGGCGTGATCGGCATCATCTCGACGATCTCCCGCGCGAGGCCGATATCGAGGGCATAGAGGGAACCCCCGATCTGGAACTCAACAACACCCATGGTTGCCATTCGCGACACCTGCCCTAGAAGGAGAACCGCTGCATGGTCTCCTTGAGGTCGCGTGCCATGCTGTTGAGCTCGTGCGCGGCGCTGCCGATCTCCTCGGTCGAAGCACTCGCCTCCTCGGAGAGCGACGCCAGGTCCTCCACCTGCGCCTGAGTCTCCTTGGTCAGGCGGGCCCCCTCGTCCATCGCCTGCACGACGCGGTTCGCGACGTTCGCCTGGCCCTCGATCGCCCGGGCGATCTCACCCATGTCGCCGCTGATCGCCTCGGCTCCGGCGACGATCTTCTTCAATTCGGCGATGGTCTGGTTGACGCTCTCGACGCCGCTCTCGATCTCCGAGTAGACCTGCTCCATGTTCTTTGCGGTCTGGTTGCTGTTGTCGAGGATCGAGGTGATGAGGTCCTCGATGTTGTGGCTCGCCCGCTTGGACTCCCCGGCGAGGTTCCGGATCTCCCCGGCGACGACGGCAAACCCGCGGCCGTGCTCCCCGGCCCGGGCCGCCTCGATCGCGGCGTTCAGCGCAAGGAGGTTGGTCTGGTTGGCGATATCGTTGATGAGCTTCACGATCTTCCCTATCTCCGCCATCTGGCCGTTGAGCCGGACGATCTCGTCCATGCTCTGCCGCGAGATCTTCTCGACGACCGCCATCTTCTTCTTCGTGGCCTCACCGAGTTCCAGGCTCTCCCTCCCGTTCCGTGTCGCCTCGTTGGTCGCACCGAGCACCTCCTGCGCCGTCCCCGCGATCTCCTCGTTCGAGGCGGAGAGGTCGGCGATCTGGCCCTCGATATTCTCGATCTGTTCAAGGACCTTCTTTGAGAGGTCTGCGCACTTCTGGCTCGTCACCGCCACCTGTTCGGCTGCCTTCGCGATCTCGTCGGAACTCTTGCTCGTGTCCTGCGTGCTGCTCTCGAGCTGGATGATGGCGCCCTGCACCTTCTTGAAGGGGACGACGACGGTGTCCAGCGTCTCGTTGATTCCCTCCACAATATTGCGGTACTCCCCTTCGTGCTTCGCCGCATCGGCGCGTAAAGCCAGGTCGCCCTTCTTCGCCGCCCGGGTCAGGCGTTCCGTATCGGCGGTCAGGGCCTGGAGCGTATCAAGGGTCCGGACGAACGCCGGGACAAGCCGGTCCTGTTCGGAACGGCGGCCGACCTTCACCAGGGCAGCGTGGTCGGAGAGGTCGCCGTGGCTGATCCGCTCGACGATCTCGGCAATATGGTTGACCCGGTCCTGGACCGTGTTGACCGCGGTGGCGACCTCCGCGAAGATACCCTGGTATTGCCCGGCCATCCGGACCGTGTAATCGTTGACGGCCATCCGCTGCAGGATGCGGTCCGCCTCGGCAAGTCCGGCAAGGCCGTCGATGCACTGGTTCAGGCTCTCCCTGATCTTGTTGAAGTCGCCCCGGTAATCGGCCGTGATCTTTTCAGGGATCTCTCCGCGACCTATCCGGTTGATGTAATTCGCTGTCACTTCGATCGGATCAATGAAAGCATCGAGAGCTTCGTTCACGCCTTCGAGGATCGAGCGGTAGTCCCCCTGGTGCCTGGCGAGGTCAGCGCGGGCGTCAAGTTTTCCGGCGGCGGCGCCACGGGTCAGTCGCTCCGTATCGGCGATCACGAGCCCGATGGCCCCTTTCACCT encodes:
- a CDS encoding methyl-accepting chemotaxis protein, coding for MITMESTPELSDNDTLDYGKEWRISADLMRLLKSAAGGEFEPGMLAGGLAGGELAEVLTKIADTRGLIDRNPLPMITVDRDLNFIDLNNTALELFGWSREEGLRLNIKALEILELKGESVAISIREKRLTSAEVKIRCPKGVLILKEWAAPLFDAAGSVRGAHMELVDVTREKKAAANVAAWYESILDAVPFPISATDLDMNWTFINEAAESLIGRKRADVRGKSCATWNTGICNTKDCAVACVRRGESQTFFEMNGGRYQVDISYVTDADGEPMGQVEIIEEITDRARVSEYMEREVDRIAGNLELLARGDLNFNLAVAEADEYTQDLRRNFTKIAGSLEKVKGAIGLVIADTERLTRGAAAGKLDARADLARHQGDYRSILEGVNEALDAFIDPIEVTANYINRIGRGEIPEKITADYRGDFNKIRESLNQCIDGLAGLAEADRILQRMAVNDYTVRMAGQYQGIFAEVATAVNTVQDRVNHIAEIVERISHGDLSDHAALVKVGRRSEQDRLVPAFVRTLDTLQALTADTERLTRAAKKGDLALRADAAKHEGEYRNIVEGINETLDTVVVPFKKVQGAIIQLESSTQDTSKSSDEIAKAAEQVAVTSQKCADLSKKVLEQIENIEGQIADLSASNEEIAGTAQEVLGATNEATRNGRESLELGEATKKKMAVVEKISRQSMDEIVRLNGQMAEIGKIVKLINDIANQTNLLALNAAIEAARAGEHGRGFAVVAGEIRNLAGESKRASHNIEDLITSILDNSNQTAKNMEQVYSEIESGVESVNQTIAELKKIVAGAEAISGDMGEIARAIEGQANVANRVVQAMDEGARLTKETQAQVEDLASLSEEASASTEEIGSAAHELNSMARDLKETMQRFSF
- a CDS encoding PAS domain-containing sensor histidine kinase, with the protein product MMTRTMRRRTSPRLRAYMQFLADATEIVSCGGEEDGRIQTFIRRLGRTAGASSACFAEIVRIPETGGVCLRVRYEWVDGEGQPRGEGRSLSCGALPPGSAEELAAGRPVVGLSTPALAVPVFFGSGFQGALVLYGPEGRAWHRFEIDAVWAAAGILGSIAISRSGELDPAGSPYRVIVEDLTDPLCRLSPDGRIVYANRLFCSLCSRRPDEMVGMPVLSVLPPDIAKNFSVPADLPGTENPVVTHEFRVGGGGSAERWYRSVCRVVLNGGGAVCGYQVVGHDITERKRWEVRNRRMNDQRLALLADAASDAIVVIDDFGSITYWNCAAGDLFGYPAKEMVGRDVSILFPPGYFYHPYVEGVRQAVAAASGRVLRLRFSDVMFARKQGSVFPADLSIAAVRTGDEWYSVGIIHDTTVQRAREQALHEEMERTGTLLRIASRLSGSIALDAVLDALCEEAARALRAPAAVVFLSDTCRDLLVPARSFGVPEDARDYVPCVPLEIYERELSNQGSVFVIGDLVSRTGEVIREGHLEDLPRTLVSAAIFHEGTLIGSLNLVAPGASRSFSPEELALLKGIADQAALAIVNARLFEERRAYERRLQASLEEKTALLKEVHHRVKNNMQVISSLLSLQGRLIENAAARECIRESGNRVKSLVLVHEDLYRSESFSAVDIGAYTRRLAGDLVLSYDLQDSVSVAVETAGGVTVSGDTAIPIGLILNELISNSLKHGFAGRDRGAIVVRIALLPDCCLTIDYRDDGVGMSPEIIDQPPATLGLQLVRVLAAQVGGTIDFRRGDPGTVVEIIVPDNPANGRKDRG
- a CDS encoding chemotaxis protein CheW: MATMGVVEFQIGGSLYALDIGLAREIVEMMPITPLPRAPPYLEGIMNLRGEITNIVNLSEMLGLSGQGAGESQKIIVLAPEASGGSNVGIVVDDVHSVIQVTEADVERMDEAISREAYMKGIIKLQGSDSLDKERKADKDLIIWIDIQKILDDLLRCRDA